The Lytechinus pictus isolate F3 Inbred chromosome 14, Lp3.0, whole genome shotgun sequence genomic sequence ctactactactactactactactactactactactactactactactactgctactactatactactattactactactactattctactactattactgactactactactactactactactactactattacaatACTACTACGACTATATTATGATAATACAAATAGGCTAAACCAGAAGAAAAAGTAGAAGAAGACCAACGACGAAATTTCCAAGAAGGGgagtgaaaagaaaaagaagaaaaataggcAAAGGAAGAGGAGGTGAAGAAACAGAagagaagaataatgatgatatggAAATAGCAACAGAGAATCATAAAACATAGTTGTGTGTGGTATAATCGATAACTTAAAAACAAATGTTACCAATTtattggatttatttcaaaggtTATTGCCGGGGATATTGGCTGTGCTTTTTATTTCACTGCAAATCACCGTTAAGATTTGATGGATGGGGgcactttttcattttcactacattttttatcatttaatgtcAGATTATGACAGCGATAGTCCATCGACATACTGGTTGACCTTCGTTGACTACCACAGGTACAGCATCAACTACTTCTGTGAAGAATTCTTAGGACGACGGATCAACGTTCAATACGTTTGGATCTTTGCCCGTGATCGTGTGATGTCGAAGAGAGATTACGATGACGCCCTTCTGCGTCTCAATTCCATGGGCATCGACACGACAAAGTTGAAGAAATCGGAGCAGCGAAACTGTCCCGACGACCAATTGTTATCGCGGGATGTTTATCATAATATTATATTGATTAAACTACTTGAGGCctatctttaaaggacaagtccacccctacaaaaagttgatttgaataaagagagaaaaatccaacaagcacaacatttaaaatttcatcaaaatcggatgaaaaataagaaagttataacattttaaagtttcgcttaacttcacaaaacagttatattcacatccttgtccgtatgcaaatgaggagactgatgacatcactcactcactatttcttttgtattttattatgtgaaatatgaaatattccaattttctccctgttgtcgtgtgaaacaacgattaattcctccctgaacatgtgcagttagcattgtttaatattatatggttcaatcaagttggtcgttattgtcaaatttgtaaaaaatgaaatattgtataattcaaacaataaaaaagaaaagaaatagtgagtgagggacatcatcgactttctcattaGCATGTCACTGCGTtctgcatatcactgttttgtgaacaataagcgaaactttgaaatgtcataactttcttattttacatccgattttgatgaatttttcagcataatgcttgtttgatttttctctatttattcaaattaacatttttctggggtggacttgacctttaagaagcACAGGATTATGCACTGGcggatcctggggggggggggggcaaccacAGGGGTGACctctccttgttttttttaagtggcGAAAGATAGGAGggagaaaagggggaagaaagttACGAAAGAAGATCAGTGATATCTTGGCCTTAACCTATGGAAAAGGTATGACGTCACAACTAGGAATtataattgccccccccccccggcgctGCCTCTTGTCTACACACAAGCATGGCAAGTCTGAGCTGACATCTTTGGAAGTCATATCGTCGTAGAGAAAAGAATGGAACAAGAAAACATGCACCACAGCATGGGAAGTGGAGAAAAGTCGACAATCAAACACAtctcgaaaaaaataataaacggCAGTTTATGAACATCTCGTataaaacattgtaaaacacAAAGTTGCCACGGAGGTCAGGAGCCAGATCGCCATAATGTGTGTAAAAAATATTCGACACCAGCAATGTGACAcacaatataataatataatatattacataggttatgtagattcgaatcagtgataggtcaatacgccatcacgtgaccatagctgcgaggatcgcatttgttatattgtaggttttgacgtcacctcagggaatataactgcgttgtattgtcaattgcaGCGTTATATTtactaaggtgacgtcactcgctgcttacaagttgcgtaatcaggtagtttgatgtacgcgctagtgttaatgcgtcgattgcatgaagaacgcgcttgatgtattttcaaaatattttctattatgacgtagatggatcagagctgtagcaagaatttcgggttggagccagatgatgaatgcaatctctgatggcgaatccacatagactatataatataacagatattgcctggtctatcgttttaatacataacatttcaactcccctccgaagTTATATTTTCCCTCGGGAGAATATTTTcgctcagcgctgcgcgcttcgggcaaaatataatcccttgggaaaaatataactccgtcggggagaggcaatgttatattcaaactataggtaggcaatatctgtataatagggtatttatattgcgcacatatccaccttgttaggtgctcaaggcgctcctatattcgCCACCATTGTTGATTTATCAACCAAATTTGATGTATTCACTGACACAATGTTGCAGTTTTTTCGACAGTGACATACAATAAATCGACTGTGATATTAGCCAAACTCTCGATTTAATTTGTATCCTATCAAGATTCATTTCCAAATCTCAAcggatttaaattcaaatatgaaaGCTTTAAATTTACATCTGTAAAGTTTGAATATACTGTATGAATTATCCAAAGCTTGGCAGCTAACTAACCTGACAGCTAACTAAAACTGGAAGAGATGTTTTGTTACTGAAATGATTATACGGGCATGTGGGTAGATAAAACGTTGAATTATCATGATCACTTGGAATGAAACACTATAAGcgaataattattattgactGGCAGTTGTTTATTTTATAATAGGTAACATACATGCAATGTTGTATCTTCACCAATACATATTTCATGCAGTAAATTCATGGTCTCATATTGCCGTTTAGtcatgtttatttgtttatttatttgtttatttcattcattcattcatttatttatttgtttatctatctatttctttctttcttttatttatttctttatttattcacgtTTTATTTCAACAGGTTAGCCCTTTCATTTAGCAAACTTATGAGAATAGTTTTCATACTACTGGGAAAAATTCATAGaaatacctccccccccccccccttgtccgTACTTTGTCTAATAAACATTCTACTGCATTGGTTGTAAACATTATATCCACCTCTATGGGTTCATCAAACTTCTTTCCGTGATTGATGGGCGTAACTTCGCAATGACGTCATGAACTTCTGTCCAATCGCACAGCGATATTCTTGTGTGGATCGGTCTGCGCAACAGCAGATAGTACAGCCGAcaccagaccgatcaaagctagcTGCAGCTGGTTAGTATGGAGCCCCGGGTATGGAGCATAGAAATATATCTAGGTTTTGTTAGTGTAAccgtaaaaatgataaaatgtcaaattaaaaataatgccATCCTACATATCCATATTACTATTGGTAGAGGAAACAAAAAAGTACACATGAATGATCGTGTCTTTCTTGCAAGGGCAACGCTCGAGTATGCAAGGCCAACGCCCGAGTATATAATAATGCAATAGAGGTGGGGGAAAGATTGTCTGATAAAAGAGATATATACCTTTCCTTAATTATTGATTTGATCGTATGGAGTCACCTGACCAAGAacctatctgtttgaatattctaatttattcatttttctctctctccatatttctttctttctttcttttcttgttctataccatttttttattgaaaaatcatAGAACGCGGTCGTTCCCACCCCCCTCGTATATAGTGCCACCTCTTACAGAaagcgattttttttcattcactttgAAATGCATAGATAGACTTTAATTTCTAAACAATGAAGATTTCTTAGTACTTCATTTTAGACTTGCGAACACTTGCGTACAGCAGGGGGGGGGAGGACTGGAAAGAAAATGGAGAGTGAAatcttatattattttcagaatatttagttaaaatctacccccccccccgaagaagacaatagatttttgtattaaagggtTGTGATTTCATCTCGTTCGATTCTGTTTAGAAATGTTGCTCCATCCATCATATCTGCCCCTCTGTGGCTCGTTATGCCATTGCTTGAGAGTTTGAATGATTGACATCAATCTCCAAACACCAATCTAATTTTACAACTGACATCTATCCTCCTAATCGATCAACGCATTGCACTGCGCATGAATTCGCAAATTTACTCGTGATAACTCAACGTCATACTCCATCTGAATTCAAACGTGACCCTATATAGCCTGTTATCTGTTGCCTCTTCTGTTGTTTACAACTATTCcttttgacattcaaatgaaAGGGCAATATTCTTCTTATCCTATGTTTGATGACAGAGCTAAAAGGACAAATGATCTCATATTTGCCCCCTTTTTTTAACCTGAGCAAAGATGAGGTCAGTGAGATTGTTATGTTGAGAACACTTTCAAACCATTACATAATTGCGCAAACACTTCATTGTATTCCATATTGACTCTTTCTACGATGAGAGTGGGTCAGGATGGAGTGTACCAGCTTCCACGGGGGTGACGCCCCGGTAGTGCaaacaaaaaagtgaaaatagttGTGACGATGCGAATTTATATTGATCCCCCGATCTCGACTATAGGCACTTTTGCCTTTGCGCTCTGTTTCATAGTTCCTTAGGAAGGTCCCAACCACCCCTGCATCATCATGCGAATGATTGTCGCGTTCGCCCTGCTCACCCTAGCCGCGTGCTCGTCGGCCCAGGTCATCGGTTTCGGCGGGTGCCCCGAAATCCGAGCCGTCGAGGAATTCGACTTCAACCGCTATCAGGGACGATGGTTCCAAATCGCTCGCTTCTACAACGCACCCGAGGAAGAAGTACGATGTCAGTCAGCCAATTTCACCCAGAAGGACGGGTACCTGGTCGCACAGGAGCAAGGCGTGTACGGCGAGGAGCCCTACTCCTATCCAATTCCAATATACAGGGCAAGGGATGACGAGTCAGGCAGACTCTGTAAGTTCACATCTTTAGTTAAAAGTCTTGCCCTTTATTCAATctcatttatttctctttctcttgtaaaacaatgaaaacatatattttgcaATTAATGCATTCcggaatgaataaaatattaatcaatATAGTACATGGATGTGGGTCCTCGTAAGTCCTGGAAAGATTTAATAAAAAGATCACAGAATTGGAAGGACACGAAGAGTGAAGATGCGTTAATTTCATGgacaaaatcaaattaatttttttttttttttttttgaggtggggagggggaggggggtactGTTTTTTTACGCACCTCTTGCAGAGTCACCTTTCAGAAAAATGGCGATCTAGAACCATAGAACCATCTACCTATGGATGATAACGGTGCTTTTCGGCACCATGGTGGCAAGCGTCTGCCACAATGTTATGGTTGTCTTGTTCGCCTTGTCGAGCCCCTTAGGAATGCAAGTTTGGTAATAATGGTAACACCATTTTGAACGAATTTTGATGATGGGGCGCGGATGCCTAACCATTGCATATGAGATTGAACCCCTTAATTTCTAGTCGGAGGAGGGGGATAAAGGTGTTATGGAGTAAGGGGCAAAATCCAAGATTCGCATTTTTATGATGGCCTGGAAGTTTACCAGATTTAGGCTGGggttctgaaaatgaaataaaatccatattttattgttcgaaaacatgaaatatgaaatagaaatactccgaaaaattatttttgcccaattgatcgtgggcccggcggctactgtgcagcgccagatcgacgtaAAAAACTATCTAACGCcaaacgtcttttggtctgacgagGTGTCTACTTGTATaagcaagtaaaaaaaagtttggtaAAAAATCGGGACAAATTCGAAACAGATTCTACTCatattaagaaatgaataaaataaaggaaaacaagatctgtgatatTTTCAAACCTATATTCAAGTCTtaagaatataatataaaatgctTGTCACTTTTTCGTCATTCGCTCAATTTCCGACAACTCGACAAGTTTAACGCAAAACGCCTGGAACACGTatggaatttaaaaaagtaaaaatatgtatCACCAAGTTTTCATGACATGGAAAACATAGCaggagagagggaaagggagatGGAAAGacagataggggggggggggtcaattatTAAGGAAAGAGAACAAAGCAACCGATAAGAGAACTATTTATCATTAGGGGGTAAATCAGTGTAATTTgaagtttttattttgaatgatataGTTTATTATTATGAAGTACTCCTATCTCATATCTATATCTACAACTGATCTTAAATGATCAAAGTATTACTGTTTTTTTAGgtgaaaattgcaaaatttggGTATACAAATTTTGcgatttacattgactttgtttATTTACCATATATATGCTATGAACATTCGGAATGTTCCGATTTGCATGGAAACAAATCGTTGAAATCTGAACTCTGATTCTAAATCTGGGGCCTTGGCGAATTATAACCAAAATATTTGATGAGGCTCGACGtgtcggaggggggggggtgggtctgGCGAAGTTACGGTACTTGtaactttatgaaatgggcccctggtgCTGCCCTGACCGGGATGATTAAAACTGtggttaccatggaaacctaaATCGTGATTGGGGCTTCTAGGCCCTATTGCCATGGTAATCATGGGAAAGGGGCGGTTGCCTCTCCCCTtgtcagaaattttgaaaacttaaatttTTCCATTGAAAACTTTTACAATGTCAACAAAAGTGTGCACAAAATCCTTTAACTTCAGTTTAGATACTACAAAAGTGCCCCAACACAAGCTAGGTCGCTTCACTCCCTCGCCtctgaggtttttttttcaacattgttCATGCGTCTTGTTCCACCCCCGAAAAAAATGCGTACGGCCATGATGGTAATTATCATAATGGAAACGTGAcgctcagtggcgtacctgggatttttcacagggggggggggggcaaaaccgtccgccaaaaaatttgacaagcaaaaaaaaaaaaaaaaaaaaaaaaaaaggtcttcaatcacaaatgaaggatttcgtaccagaaaaaaatttgacaagcaaaaaaaaaaaaaaaaaaaaaaaaaaaaaattgtcttcaagctcgtcagggggggggggggggggcagggatacgtcctttgcatgggttgtggctcgtcgggggggggcagactgccccctctgccccccccccgtaggtacgctagtggtgaAGCTTTAAATGAACGGGACCCTGGTGCTGCCCTGACGGAGACGATAAATGCTTGTCACCATACCGCCTTAAACGTAATCCCCgacatttctttccttctccatCCAGACTATGCCAGCGAGTCCGATCCTGGTGAATTCTCTGTGATCTACGTCGACTACGAACGCTTCAGCCTGATCCACATCTGCAAAGAGTACCTCTGGGGCTTCATCAACGTCCAGAACAACTGGATCACCGCCCGCCAACGCAGGATCTCGGAAGAAGGAATGGCCCGCGTCCACCGGGTCGTGACCGAAATGGGCATCAACTTGACCAAATTCAAGAGGACCGACCACGAGGGTTGCCCACGCGTGGAAGGCGAGGAGGAGATCGATGACGGGACGGGTGAAGGTAGCGACACCGTTGATGAGCCAGTCAGACAGTAGGATGAGTTGGATATCTACCTTCCACCTCTCGACTTCTATGATAACGACTTTCGGGGACGCAATTAATTAAACCCCCAACGGACCCTATTAACGGACCTCTCTCTCAACGGACCGAACTATAATTATTGCTTCTAATCACCAATGAAACATTTTCTTCGCAATATCCGTGATTCTATAATAAAGATTCCAATTATATCTCCTTCCAACCCTTATTTTTCAATCTCCAAAAATACGTAgagtttgttttcattgtttgaatttgaTAGAAAATAATGTGTTCATACACTTTCGACTATCAGCATAAAGATGGATTTgtcataataattgtgataatgaaAAAGCATAGTACAAAAAACTGTCATATCAACGAACTGATCATCTGTATTTTCGTTTCAAACTTCAATAAAGTATATAATTTAACAAAATTTTATACGCAATTGATAAGAGTTAAATCTCCCTAATTGTTTTATAATCGTGTGTTTGTAGATAAAATAACAGCTGACATGGTCATGcgcaggattttttttcccgGGAGGAGATACATAATGTCAAATGATCCAACATGAGAGAGCGAAGAGGCCGAACGGATTTTCATGCATGGCGTGATTTTGATTGAATAAGATTGAAATTTAGGGGATTGACTGAAGAACAATGTGAGTAAAATTTGGCAATAGAAAAGGAGGTTTtaatatctttatcattattattgttattattattgatattattattattatcattattatcatcattatttattgtCATTTTGGTGTCCCCCCTCACGAACTATCTTTGGCTATGTCAGCAAAATGATCGAagattttctgatattttgaatgATTGGTTGATATCATTGATCAGTATACTGTTGATCGATAaatattgattggttgattgattaattaattgattgattgattgattggctgTTTTGATggttgtttgattgattgattgattggttgattgattggttgattgattgattgattgattggttgattgattgatttgattggttgattaattgattggttggttgaccgtttgattggttgtttgattggttgattgattgattgattggttgattggttgatcggttggttggttggttggttggtttgattgattgattgattagttggttgattgattggttggttggttggtttgattgattgattgattatttggttgattgattggttggttggctgTTTGGTTGGttgtttgattggttgattgactgattgattggttggttgattgattgattgattgattggttgggtgattgattgattgattgattgattgattggttgattggttggttgaccgtttgtttgattggttgattgattgattgattggttggttggttgattgattgattgattggttgattaattggttgattgattggttgattgattggttgattggttgattgattgattgattgattgattgattgattgattggttggttgattgattgattgattgattggttggttggttggtttgattgattgattggttgattaattgattgattggttgattgattggttgattgattgattgattgattgattgattgattgattgattgattgattgatagatagatagattgattgattggttgattgattgattgattgattggttggttggttggtttgattgattgattgattgattagttggttgattgattggttggttggttggctgtttgattgattgattggttgagtgattgattgattaattggttgattgattgatcacttgttgattggttgatttaTTGAATGATTAACTGATCgattgatttattatttattagttGATTGGCCGATTGGTTAGTTAATAGATTGATCAATCTTGATTGGTTTATTGAGTTTGTCAGTTGACTGTCTGATtgaatttttgattgattgattgattgcttggTTAATTGCAGATTGATTTATTagttcattgattgattgattgatcgagtGGTTTATTAAAATGTATTGGTACTTTGGATTACTGCGTTGTCTTATATTTTAAAAGAGAGCGAAGCGAGtctgaaaataaatattccCTTTATTCAATAACGCATTGACTTGGTAGCTGTATAAGGAAATTTGTCATAACCTTCATCACTTCTCATACAACGTGCAGTGAAGGGGTCTCTGTAGGAACGTAGCGACCGAGCGAGAAAATTTACAGTGAAATTATGAATAACTTCAAAATTAAAAGGGCTTTCGTTTGAACTTCATTTCAATAATTGGGTATAGAGGCAGTGCTGGAAACATGGTGAAGCATATTATTTTGATGGCGCTccgtctctctctttctttgttcGTTGATCagcacaggggggggggggcaaaatatacTTTGTCAGAGGGGCATGTAATATAGCTAAAAGGTTTTACCGATTTTTGTTTTAGAAAAGATAAGGACATTCTTTGAGTCATATTAAATGCTTCCCTTGGTAGGATCACAATCATTTGATTGCAAACAATAGCCACATcaaaattatgaagaaaaactCACAATTAAAGGTAGGCATATCTTTATCTCATTTCCTTTCTGATTCGctctctctcttctcctctTTTGGGGATTTATCTTGGGGGCGACCACCTCACCGCCCCCTGGCTACACTCCTGAGTATAAGCTTGCTATTTACTGTTATGTATataatatgatatctctatgaGTATACGATTTCTGCTATCAGCAAGGCTGACAAGTTTTCTACAGTCACGGCCCccactttttcaaaaaaaagtgtacaaaaacgtaaaaatgactaTCTGATTGCGATTTTGcatggccagccccccccccaactttcaaaaccgttcctcGGCCCCTGACAGGTATGCATATAGAAGTATagcgtaatgagcaaaaaaaaaatgatggagcACTACATGAAGAGGCcagagcgagcaaaaaaaaatatccttttcagaattaaaatctaattttatgattttggCACAATTCagaaaattacaaatatttaccttctttctttcaaattttctccctttttttctcggTCATGTGACTTTTTTTAGGGGGCAGGGCATGGCCCCAAGCCCTCCCCCACGGCCCCAAATTCTGTACGACAGGGCTTCTCAGCCATTCAAAACCAAGGACAATTGTGAAGATCTGACTAATTATCAGACGACAAATTTTATTGAAACGTTACACTCTTAAACTATTTACCCACCCTGGGCAATATATTGTCCACACCActatattttttaccaacatacattaccccacacagtggacagtatgttgcccaacattttaagtgtatACCCGTTTATAATGATTTGTTCAAGTACAGAGCTGACACAGTTTAGAAATCAAAATCTTCCACattgtatttcaaaatattaaatagatcttttaatttaaaaagcCTATTATCTCTCCAGTATATATCCATGCTTGAATTAACACTGAAAAGTCATGAGACGTCACCAATAAGTTTATT encodes the following:
- the LOC129275659 gene encoding apolipoprotein D-like gives rise to the protein MRMIVAFALLTLAACSSAQVIGFGGCPEIRAVEEFDFNRYQGRWFQIARFYNAPEEEVRCQSANFTQKDGYLVAQEQGVYGEEPYSYPIPIYRARDDESGRLYYASESDPGEFSVIYVDYERFSLIHICKEYLWGFINVQNNWITARQRRISEEGMARVHRVVTEMGINLTKFKRTDHEGCPRVEGEEEIDDGTGEGSDTVDEPVRQ